GCCTAACCGCTCAGCTTCACCTCCACGGGGAAGTGGTCGCTGACAGCCAACGcctgagagacagagaaaccGTTCTTTTAGTGGCTCACAGTTTGTGCTGCAGACGGCTTCAGTTTCCACAGGTTTCTTTCCAGTGCTGAAAAACTCAACGTGCCTGCATGGTAATGCCATCACTACAGTATACACTGCATTATGATTTTGTTTGCATCTCTGTGGTCGTTACTACAGCCACTGCTTTACAAAGTTGCTCGATTTTCTGTAGCTCAAAGCTgatattaaaaaagcaaaagtgctttaaaactgCATGATTTCTGATGGGGCGACTGCTTTGCCCTTTGTGTAGAATGCCTCTCTTCTGATTGGAGCTCAGTAAACATTTTGCTGACGAGTCTATGGTCTCAGTTGCAGTGAATACAGCATTATGTTAACTTTTTATATTGACGTTTCCATTAGTGTCAGCGGGGAATGAGGCAGGTTGTGCTTTTTAGTTCAAATGAATTCTTACAGAGATAAGGATTGAAATTCATCTGTTACCAGATCTTGTTTGAGATTCAGGTCCGTCATGTAGTTATACACCTTCGCACTATCTTTCACCACTCCTCTCATCATGTCCGCAGTGACCACAatcctgcaaacacagaaagatgATTAGAGTTTAGAGTTTGCGTGCACACATCAGAACGACCTGCCACAATCTGTCTACCTGTCGTAAGGGCAGACAGTTTGCGACACGGTAGTGTCGGCCGCATCAGTGATCAGCCAATGGAAAGTCTTGTCAGTGAAGATGCGGATCTGCTGCCAGTCAGACCCGGACACATAACTACAGCCTGCGTTGAAGTCACCCAGCAGCACGATGTCCTGCAGGGAGAGTAGTGTGAGTCGCATTTACcgaatgtgtgtttttccaccaaataaatgatttttacttgtaggctgTAAATACATCATTGTTCCAGCGAGCGCGGACATCTGCCACCACGTCATAGAGAGCATTTAGCTCCCGAACAGCTGATTCTGGGGAGGTGTGCTGAGGGATCAGAGTAAAGTCTCTCACAGCTACAGAAGAGAAGGGAACGAAGGAGTGTTGACAGTGACGGAGGCGCTTACACCGCATGAGAATGATAAAGGACTAGTGACTAACATGTCCCAGGAACTACCACGCACAAATGTTTGAATGAGGATCCACATCATTATCAGTGTGATGCAGAAACAGCTGTATAACTCGAGCCACAGCACCTACCAGTGTGTTTGGAGGAGAACATTACGACAAACGGCTCCCTGCTAAAGGcgtcttgtccagtttcctccgGGCCGTCGTCATAGGTGTAGCTTTTTGCCACCGATACCAGCGCCTCCCTGTGGAGAAAATCACCACCTTTTCATTTGCTGCCAGTGTGTACTTCATTTCTAAACATGTCCAGTTGCTTCTCGGGACAAATTTATTGTAGTTctgcttttcccctttttttaaatcacttcttCTGAATTCTGAGTGTGTATAAGATGTATGTTTATGCCAGAACAAAGACGGAGGATTTGCCGTTAAATTACTTCAAACATGCCTCAAACACTACAAACATGCTGGAAATATAAATTTTTAATCAAGTTGTTTTGAATGGTTATTTGAGAAACTTATGGGAGGTtctttaaccctctgaggtctaagtgatgatgatgatccaaCACCAATCCTGACTTTAACCCCGGGCAACGTGaacaagtcatttttatttttgttaaattgtttggctttaagaaacaaagaaaacaatcaaactATTCACATTCTGCCATGAAaagattttttccctttctacaaaatacatatttagagCAAGaactaaaaatgctttttacacGGCATCACTGCAACGAACCATGTTTTGTTGCAAacagccgcccctccctgagcctgactctgccggaggtttcttcctgtcaaaagggagttttttccttcccactgttgccaaagtgctgctcataggggtcatttgat
This genomic stretch from Astatotilapia calliptera chromosome 12, fAstCal1.2, whole genome shotgun sequence harbors:
- the LOC113033041 gene encoding LOW QUALITY PROTEIN: deoxyribonuclease-1-like (The sequence of the model RefSeq protein was modified relative to this genomic sequence to represent the inferred CDS: deleted 1 base in 1 codon), with the translated sequence MHLVGTLGLFLTLLHLSNSLLLGAFNIKSFGDTKASNTTLMNIITKIVQRYDVILIQEVRDSDLSATQKLMEYVNKDSPQYKYIVSEPLGASTYKERYLFLYREALVSVAKSYTYDDGPEETGQDAFSREPFVVMFSSKHTAVRDFTLIPQHTSPESAVRELNALYDVVADVRARWNNDDIVLLGDFNAGCSYVSGSDWQQIRIFTDKTFHWLITDAADTTVSQTVCPYDRIVVTADMMRGVVKDSAKVYNYMTDLNLKQDLALAVSDHFPVEVKLSG